The following are encoded together in the Glycine max cultivar Williams 82 chromosome 8, Glycine_max_v4.0, whole genome shotgun sequence genome:
- the LOC100816166 gene encoding U-box domain-containing protein 14-like — MAKENAACVLLRLSQVEESKAAIGRSGAIPLLVCLLESGGFHAKKDASTALYSLCMVKENKTRAVKAGIMKVLVELMADIESNIVDKSAYVVSVLVAVPEARAALVEEGGMPMLVEIVEVGM; from the coding sequence ATGGCAAAGGAGAACGCAGCGTGCGTGCTGCTAAGACTCTCGCAGGTGGAGGAGAGCAAGGCAGCGATCGGGCGGTCCGGCGCGATTCCACTGCTGGTGTGCCTCCTGGAGAGTGGGGGGTTCCACGCGAAGAAGGATGCATCGACGGCGCTGTACTCGTTGTGCATGGTGAAGGAGAACAAGACCAGGGCGGTGAAGGCGGGGATCATGAAGGTGCTGGTGGAGCTGATGGCAGACATTGAGTCGAACATTGTGGACAAGTCGGCATACGTGGTGAGCGTGCTGGTGGCAGTACCGGAGGCGAGGGCGGCGCTGGTGGAGGAAGGAGGCATGCCGATGCTGGTGGAGATCGTCGAGGTTGGGATGTAG